The following are encoded in a window of Methanothrix sp. genomic DNA:
- a CDS encoding TRM11 family methyltransferase: protein MSKLYAFELSGEHPTVPRSEALSLLRIHAASFREVAGTERCLLVDADGLDHRILERRLAMTHRILEVLKVCDASPEGIEHALRSLDLPRLSYRVRASRLGEGVKSHDLERMAGRVLHAMGYRADLENPEMDIRAIVSRNKVVFGYEIARPDRGGFERRRPHLKPFFYPGVLMPRMARALVNIAMVRPGELLLDPFSGTAGILVEACLVGIRGAGVDVQEKLNRGARANLDGLEADLILGDARSLPFKNSSVDAVVTDTPYGRSAVIKARSKDEMLSRSFEEMHRVLKAGRRAVVVTDSPAEDLLRSSGFRIVERHSDRVHRSLTRYIHVCEKPADF, encoded by the coding sequence ATGTCAAAGCTCTACGCATTCGAGCTCTCCGGAGAGCATCCGACGGTGCCGAGGAGCGAGGCGCTTTCGCTCCTCAGAATCCATGCTGCATCCTTCAGAGAGGTGGCCGGAACAGAGCGCTGTCTGCTTGTGGATGCTGATGGTCTCGATCACAGAATCCTGGAGCGCAGGCTTGCGATGACCCACAGGATCCTTGAGGTCCTCAAGGTATGCGATGCGAGTCCTGAGGGCATCGAGCATGCGCTCCGCTCGCTTGATCTCCCAAGGCTGAGCTACAGAGTCAGGGCCAGCCGTCTCGGAGAGGGGGTCAAGAGCCACGATCTCGAGCGCATGGCTGGAAGGGTGCTCCACGCAATGGGCTACAGAGCAGATCTCGAGAATCCGGAGATGGATATTCGCGCGATCGTATCCCGCAACAAGGTTGTGTTCGGATACGAGATCGCAAGGCCTGACAGGGGTGGATTTGAGAGGCGCAGACCCCATCTTAAGCCGTTCTTCTATCCTGGAGTTCTGATGCCGAGAATGGCGAGGGCTCTTGTCAACATAGCAATGGTCAGACCTGGAGAGCTGCTGCTGGATCCGTTCTCCGGAACCGCCGGGATTCTGGTCGAGGCCTGCCTCGTGGGCATCAGGGGCGCGGGCGTGGATGTGCAGGAGAAACTGAACAGGGGTGCCAGGGCAAACCTGGATGGGCTGGAGGCGGATCTGATACTCGGAGATGCGAGGTCTCTACCATTTAAAAATTCCTCAGTTGATGCCGTGGTCACCGATACGCCATATGGAAGATCCGCGGTGATAAAAGCGAGATCAAAAGATGAGATGCTCTCGAGGAGCTTCGAGGAGATGCACAGGGTTCTCAAAGCTGGAAGGCGTGCCGTGGTCGTCACAGACAGCCCTGCGGAGGATCTGCTGAGATCCAGTGGGTTTCGAATAGTTGAGCGCCACAGCGACAGGGTCCACCGGAGCCTGACGAGATACATACATGTGTGCGAGAAGCCCGCGGACTTTTGA
- the hisA gene encoding 1-(5-phosphoribosyl)-5-[(5-phosphoribosylamino)methylideneamino]imidazole-4-carboxamide isomerase, with amino-acid sequence MTFDIFPAVDLRGGRCVQLVQGVPGSEVVSLDDPLGQAVRWVEMGADHLHIIDLDGAIEGVRQNAPVLKRIVKELDVFVQVGGGIRSRSDVAEVLDTGVDRVILGTMALRDPPVVMRLSDEYGPDRIMVALDVRNGHVTSEGWQKTLEFSAVELGTVFERFGAGSILFTNIDTEGQQRGVDPEPTREMVEAVSIPVIAAGGVSSIQDLKLLRGAGAAGAVIGTAIYTGMLDLREALDFAKTL; translated from the coding sequence ATGACGTTTGACATATTTCCCGCGGTGGACCTGCGCGGCGGAAGATGTGTCCAGCTCGTCCAGGGCGTGCCTGGCAGCGAGGTCGTCTCGCTGGACGATCCTCTGGGTCAGGCGGTCAGATGGGTGGAGATGGGCGCGGATCACCTGCACATCATAGATCTTGACGGCGCGATAGAGGGCGTCAGGCAGAACGCGCCTGTACTCAAAAGAATTGTAAAAGAGCTCGATGTTTTTGTGCAGGTCGGCGGTGGGATACGAAGCCGCTCAGATGTTGCAGAGGTCCTGGACACAGGTGTGGATCGCGTCATACTGGGCACGATGGCGCTCAGGGATCCTCCAGTCGTTATGCGTCTCTCGGATGAGTACGGCCCGGATCGAATCATGGTGGCGCTGGATGTGAGGAATGGTCATGTCACATCAGAGGGCTGGCAGAAAACACTTGAGTTCAGTGCGGTTGAGCTCGGCACAGTCTTCGAGAGATTCGGGGCGGGCTCGATACTCTTCACGAACATAGATACAGAGGGTCAGCAGCGCGGTGTGGATCCTGAACCTACAAGGGAGATGGTCGAGGCCGTGAGCATACCGGTCATAGCAGCAGGGGGTGTCAGCTCTATCCAGGACCTGAAACTTCTGCGAGGTGCGGGCGCGGCGGGCGCTGTTATAGGAACCGCAATATACACCGGCATGCTCGATCTGAGAGAAGCACTTGATTTTGCAAAAACGCTCTGA
- a CDS encoding phosphotransferase: MDISRDSIERYLKSIFGDGARLTSIRKMGETIPTTGDVKGFGYGSPLLIEYFLDGRKEYLVLSTMRVQHGFGHDHFSDRAQVMLWQHSAFNKLPKHVRSIDVGYFTPSGDIRSCGDAQEFFLVMERIEGREYFFDLERVKESGATELDRARAAALAEYLAEIHSVKHSCPPLYRRRIRDTIGHGEGIMGILDDYPDAPEFLERGELCEIEKRCVEWRWKLRSMTHRLCQVHGDFHPWNVMFREGSDFSVLDRSRGEWGEAADDLSAMSMNYIFYSVQKEMRLAGGLMDLFEIFFERYLERTGDEEVLDVIAPFFAFRAVVVASPTWYPLLSYNVRRALFNFLENVLDDESFDYRNVNKYLT, from the coding sequence ATGGACATAAGCAGGGATAGCATTGAGAGATACCTGAAGAGCATATTCGGGGATGGTGCCAGGCTCACATCCATAAGAAAGATGGGTGAGACCATCCCGACCACAGGGGACGTGAAGGGCTTTGGTTACGGCAGCCCGCTGCTGATCGAGTATTTTCTCGATGGCAGGAAGGAGTATCTTGTTCTCTCGACCATGCGGGTGCAGCACGGCTTTGGGCACGATCATTTCTCAGACAGGGCACAGGTAATGCTCTGGCAGCATTCTGCATTCAACAAGCTACCAAAGCATGTGAGATCGATAGATGTCGGGTACTTCACACCCTCCGGGGATATAAGATCCTGCGGCGATGCACAGGAGTTCTTCCTTGTGATGGAGAGGATCGAGGGGAGGGAGTACTTCTTCGATCTCGAGCGGGTCAAGGAGAGCGGGGCTACAGAGCTTGACAGAGCGAGAGCTGCTGCGCTCGCGGAGTATCTTGCTGAGATACACAGCGTGAAGCACAGCTGCCCGCCGCTCTACAGGCGCAGGATCAGGGACACGATCGGCCATGGAGAGGGTATCATGGGCATTCTTGATGATTATCCGGATGCGCCTGAGTTCCTCGAGCGCGGCGAGCTCTGCGAGATCGAGAAGCGGTGTGTGGAGTGGCGATGGAAGCTGAGGTCAATGACCCACAGGCTCTGCCAGGTCCACGGCGATTTCCATCCGTGGAATGTGATGTTCAGGGAGGGCAGCGATTTCTCTGTGCTTGACAGGAGCAGGGGTGAGTGGGGCGAGGCCGCGGACGACCTGAGCGCGATGTCGATGAACTACATATTTTACTCGGTTCAGAAGGAGATGCGTCTGGCAGGTGGTCTCATGGATCTGTTCGAGATCTTCTTCGAGAGGTACCTGGAGAGAACCGGAGATGAGGAGGTTCTCGATGTCATAGCGCCGTTCTTCGCGTTCAGAGCTGTTGTCGTGGCCAGCCCCACCTGGTACCCGCTGCTCTCCTATAATGTCAGAAGAGCTCTCTTCAACTTCCTGGAGAACGTTCTGGATGACGAATCGTTCGATTACAGGAATGTGAACAAATATCTGACATAG
- a CDS encoding adenosylhomocysteinase, which yields MGERLEKSIVKDPGLADAGERRIEWARRHMPVLQLIKEEFERERPLEGIRIVACLHVTVETANLIETLRSGGAEIALTGSNPLSTQDDVAAALAARGIHVYAFRGENESEYYECIERALELRPNVTLDDGADTIAVVHKSHRELLPDILGGCEETTTGVMRLRAMADDGALAYPVIAVNDAETKMMFDNRYGTGQSTVHGIMNATNFLFAGKTVVVAGYGWCGRGFAMRAKGMGANVIVVETEPRKALEAAMDGYRVMSMRSAAPLGDLFVTLTGDINVIRREHFELMKDQAILANSGHFNVEIDIPGLESMAVSTEEIQHNVKEYVMSDGRRIYLLAEGRLINLAAAYGHPPEVMDMSFANQALSVRYIVENGRRLDRKVYPVPVDIDRRVAELKLKAMGIEIERLTPEQDRYLHSWQMGT from the coding sequence ATGGGTGAAAGATTGGAGAAGAGCATTGTAAAGGATCCAGGGCTTGCGGATGCCGGTGAGAGAAGGATCGAGTGGGCGAGAAGGCACATGCCGGTGCTCCAGCTCATAAAGGAGGAGTTCGAGCGGGAGAGGCCCCTTGAGGGCATAAGGATAGTCGCATGTCTACATGTGACAGTGGAGACCGCCAACCTGATAGAGACGCTGCGCTCAGGTGGCGCCGAGATCGCTCTCACAGGATCGAACCCGCTGAGCACCCAGGATGATGTTGCAGCTGCTCTCGCAGCCCGCGGCATACACGTTTACGCATTCCGCGGCGAGAACGAGAGTGAGTACTATGAGTGCATAGAGCGCGCCCTTGAGCTCCGCCCCAATGTGACGCTTGATGATGGTGCAGACACCATAGCGGTGGTGCACAAAAGCCACCGCGAGCTTCTTCCCGATATCCTTGGAGGGTGTGAGGAGACCACAACAGGGGTGATGAGGCTCAGAGCAATGGCCGATGACGGTGCTCTGGCCTATCCTGTGATAGCTGTGAACGACGCAGAGACGAAGATGATGTTCGACAACAGATACGGCACGGGGCAGTCAACGGTGCACGGGATAATGAACGCGACGAACTTTCTCTTCGCTGGAAAGACTGTGGTCGTCGCAGGCTACGGCTGGTGCGGAAGGGGGTTTGCGATGCGTGCTAAGGGCATGGGAGCGAACGTGATCGTTGTGGAGACCGAGCCGAGAAAAGCGCTCGAGGCTGCAATGGACGGATACAGGGTGATGTCGATGCGATCCGCCGCGCCGCTGGGGGATCTCTTCGTGACGCTCACAGGCGACATAAATGTGATAAGAAGGGAGCACTTCGAGCTCATGAAAGATCAGGCAATACTGGCAAACAGCGGGCACTTCAATGTTGAGATAGATATCCCTGGACTGGAGAGCATGGCAGTCTCCACTGAGGAGATCCAGCACAATGTAAAGGAGTATGTGATGAGCGATGGGCGCAGGATATACCTGCTGGCCGAGGGCAGGCTGATCAACCTGGCCGCTGCATATGGGCATCCTCCGGAGGTCATGGACATGTCGTTCGCAAATCAGGCACTCTCGGTGAGATACATCGTCGAGAACGGCAGGAGGCTTGATAGAAAGGTCTATCCCGTCCCGGTCGATATAGACAGGAGGGTGGCAGAGCTCAAGCTGAAGGCGATGGGGATAGAGATCGAGAGGCTGACTCCAGAGCAGGACAGGTACCTGCACAGCTGGCAGATGGGGACGTGA
- the gatD gene encoding Glu-tRNA(Gln) amidotransferase subunit GatD: MELGDRVAVIKGDMRYEGILMPSRSDHVVIKLSNGYNIGLIPDRMEVLEKAQKQEKLPEQIRMRGDLPLVSIISTGGTIASKVDYRTGAVTSQFSAEEIISAIPELGEIARYRARVLYTILSENMRAEYWIALARAVAEEIRNGAAGVVITHGTDTMTYTAAALSFMLRTPVPVVLVGSQRSSDRPSSDAAMNAICASTVAVSDIAEVCVVMHGSTSDDYCLIHRGTRVRKMHTSRRDAFQSVNHPPIGRVDYSTRRIETFSDYRKRGECELQVLDRLEPRCALIKYFPGADPGMFDHLIESGYRGIVIEGTGLGHVASDWIPSIKKATENGIPVVVASQCLRGRICDRVYDTGRDMLAAGAIEAEDMLPEVALVKLMWVLANTSGIDEAGEMMSRPLAGEISGSTPMGV; the protein is encoded by the coding sequence ATGGAGCTGGGAGACAGAGTGGCTGTGATAAAGGGAGATATGAGATACGAGGGGATACTGATGCCCTCGCGCAGCGATCATGTCGTCATAAAGCTCAGCAACGGCTACAACATCGGGCTCATTCCTGACAGGATGGAGGTTCTCGAAAAGGCGCAGAAGCAGGAGAAGCTGCCTGAGCAGATACGGATGCGCGGGGATCTGCCCCTGGTCTCGATTATTTCAACGGGCGGCACAATAGCCAGCAAGGTCGATTACAGGACCGGAGCTGTGACGAGCCAGTTCTCTGCTGAGGAGATAATCTCCGCAATACCGGAGCTTGGGGAGATCGCACGGTACCGTGCAAGGGTTCTCTACACGATACTCAGCGAGAACATGCGCGCGGAGTACTGGATCGCGCTCGCAAGGGCCGTCGCCGAGGAGATAAGGAACGGCGCGGCTGGAGTTGTGATAACACATGGCACGGATACCATGACGTACACCGCAGCTGCACTATCATTCATGCTCAGAACGCCTGTGCCTGTGGTGCTTGTCGGCTCGCAGAGGAGCTCGGACAGGCCAAGCAGCGATGCGGCGATGAACGCGATCTGCGCCTCAACTGTCGCGGTGAGCGATATCGCAGAGGTCTGCGTCGTCATGCACGGGAGCACCAGCGATGATTACTGTTTAATCCACAGGGGCACCAGGGTCCGGAAGATGCACACCTCCAGGAGGGATGCATTCCAGTCAGTCAACCACCCGCCGATCGGCAGGGTCGATTACTCAACAAGAAGGATAGAGACATTCTCAGATTACAGAAAGCGTGGTGAGTGTGAACTCCAGGTGCTCGACAGGCTCGAGCCCAGATGCGCCCTGATAAAGTACTTCCCAGGCGCTGATCCGGGGATGTTTGATCACCTCATAGAGTCAGGATATAGGGGTATCGTCATCGAGGGCACAGGGCTGGGGCATGTCGCATCGGACTGGATACCCTCAATCAAAAAAGCCACAGAAAATGGCATACCCGTGGTTGTTGCGTCCCAGTGCCTCAGGGGGAGGATATGCGACAGGGTCTACGACACAGGCAGGGACATGCTGGCTGCAGGCGCAATTGAGGCGGAGGACATGCTCCCTGAGGTGGCGCTGGTCAAGCTCATGTGGGTCCTCGCGAACACCTCTGGCATTGATGAGGCTGGGGAGATGATGTCAAGGCCCCTGGCAGGGGAGATATCCGGATCCACGCCGATGGGCGTGTGA
- a CDS encoding winged helix-turn-helix domain-containing protein: protein MTVCDDFDLAEDLLKSFTRSAIRTKVLLSLRDGELTAGDLERSLGSRASTILHAIKEMIEGGIVVRTHRGYRLTNLGRIQALMLSRLLSAMVVLENYKDFWMTHDISAIPDDLLVDIGLLRDGEIVSGDPAAILRTQQIFVSQLISSRSIYGVSPIIIPEYPTAIDTAVKNGAHVELVLTAPIVEIVARDYRDILENLLKKENFELYRLDADVRAAFTVIDSSLSLGLFRLNGGYDIGQDLICTGPGAREWGIRLFMHHKKMAERVTSI, encoded by the coding sequence ATGACAGTATGCGACGACTTCGATCTTGCAGAGGATCTGCTCAAGAGCTTTACCAGATCTGCGATACGAACCAAGGTCCTCCTCTCGCTCAGGGATGGTGAGCTGACCGCGGGGGATCTCGAGAGATCGCTGGGATCCAGGGCATCGACGATACTGCATGCGATCAAGGAGATGATCGAGGGCGGTATAGTTGTAAGGACCCACCGGGGATACAGGCTCACAAACCTGGGTCGCATTCAGGCTTTGATGCTGAGCAGGCTTCTGAGCGCGATGGTCGTGCTCGAGAACTACAAGGATTTCTGGATGACACATGACATCAGCGCAATTCCCGATGATCTTCTTGTGGACATAGGCCTTCTGAGGGATGGTGAAATAGTCAGCGGAGATCCGGCTGCGATACTCAGGACGCAGCAGATATTTGTCTCACAGCTCATCTCTTCGAGGAGCATATATGGCGTATCGCCCATCATAATCCCGGAGTATCCGACGGCGATAGACACTGCCGTGAAGAACGGGGCGCACGTGGAGCTTGTTCTCACAGCTCCTATCGTGGAGATCGTCGCGAGAGATTACAGGGATATACTTGAGAATCTTCTCAAAAAAGAGAACTTCGAGCTGTACAGGCTGGATGCTGATGTCAGAGCTGCATTTACAGTCATCGACTCATCGCTCTCCCTCGGCCTCTTCCGGCTCAATGGTGGCTATGATATCGGCCAAGACCTGATATGCACGGGGCCGGGGGCCAGAGAATGGGGGATAAGGCTCTTCATGCACCACAAGAAAATGGCGGAAAGGGTCACATCGATATAG
- a CDS encoding coiled-coil protein produces the protein MYRGGDTPTGVLGSEPRQNPSHVLEKEEKRGMLAELEEKKAKLKQESLIFKEKRSQLNAEASRWAAKRNELNKETKELIEKAQELKKLRDEYNTKVAESKKLRDELNEKTNQIYAKIDEIRKKYNLSGDRSIRELRREIDHLEFRQQTEVLSPDKEKQLVERIAMLHNEFKLRKEQLEKNEELKKLLEEAQALREQASKHHEDVTRYAELAQEYHDKMIATFKEADQKRAEADAAHREFIKAQEAADEQHREFIRTQREIRDFDKIIMGLKKKSRDAREDRAKEAAKREAEEILNQFKKGEKLDTTALLRLQRAGLV, from the coding sequence ATGTACAGAGGAGGAGATACGCCCACGGGCGTGCTGGGCAGCGAGCCCAGGCAGAACCCCAGCCATGTGCTGGAAAAGGAGGAAAAAAGGGGGATGCTTGCAGAACTGGAAGAGAAGAAGGCCAAGCTCAAACAGGAGTCGCTTATCTTCAAGGAGAAGCGCAGCCAGCTGAATGCAGAGGCCAGCAGGTGGGCTGCGAAAAGGAACGAGCTGAACAAGGAGACCAAGGAGCTCATAGAGAAGGCACAGGAGCTCAAGAAGCTTCGCGACGAGTACAACACCAAGGTCGCGGAGTCGAAAAAGCTTCGCGATGAGCTCAACGAGAAGACGAACCAGATCTACGCGAAGATCGACGAGATCCGGAAGAAGTACAACCTCTCTGGGGACAGATCGATCCGCGAGCTTCGCAGGGAGATAGACCATCTGGAGTTCAGACAGCAGACCGAGGTGCTCAGCCCGGATAAGGAGAAGCAGCTCGTCGAGAGGATCGCGATGCTCCACAACGAGTTCAAGCTCCGCAAGGAGCAGCTCGAGAAGAACGAGGAGCTGAAGAAGCTGCTTGAGGAGGCGCAGGCGCTGCGCGAGCAGGCCTCAAAGCATCACGAGGACGTCACCAGGTATGCTGAGCTGGCCCAGGAGTATCACGACAAGATGATTGCCACGTTCAAAGAGGCGGATCAGAAGAGGGCCGAGGCCGATGCTGCGCACCGCGAGTTCATAAAGGCTCAGGAGGCGGCGGATGAGCAGCACAGGGAGTTCATAAGGACACAGAGGGAGATCCGCGATTTTGATAAGATCATCATGGGCCTCAAGAAGAAGAGCCGCGATGCCAGAGAGGATCGCGCGAAGGAAGCCGCAAAGCGCGAGGCCGAGGAGATCCTGAATCAGTTCAAGAAAGGAGAGAAGCTGGATACGACAGCACTGCTGAGGCTCCAGCGCGCTGGCCTGGTATGA
- a CDS encoding HAD-IC family P-type ATPase translates to MGVIQIAELQPHSRNVDEVLHELNTSVTGLSREEATERLVRFGRNTLPRAKPPSIQMLFLRQFLSPLIYVLLAAAAVSFILEKMTDAIFILAVLLINAIIGTAQEYSAERNIESLRDLVRTYARVVREGESFEVDAEDCVPGDIVLIEEGMKVPADLRLLETHALEVDESLLTGESTPVSKDASAVLKWNASLGDRINMAFAGTIVTRGRGRGVVVATGRDTELGRLAGSLTDVESAKPPLTRRMEVFSGNIAKAVLIAVMLIIAIEVRRGVDAAQVFVQSVALAVSAIPEGLPVALTVVLAVAVNRMARRNVIVRRMIAVETLGSCDFIASDKTGTLTMNELTARLIAVPGHGYMEVTGEGISPEGEIRTAHGKPTEDEEFLINRIVTAAALCNEAFFGMRDGRWVHHGDTVDVALLVMAHKAGVRQADIAPKYPLVAQIPFASERKFAATLNRMDGRLIAFVKGAPETLLDMCDRVVTIDGEAPLDRDAIERCASEMANNGYRVLAVADGPLESDDEFSDKRLRGLTFLGLIGMIDPLRPEAKPAVARCRKAGIQVAMVTGDHPITALAIARELGMARSMEEVITGPELKKAELIGNDAFDELVRRARVFARVEPRQKLDIIQSLMRLGHTVAVTGDGANDAPAMRAAHVGVAMGKSGTDIAKESAELVITDDNFASIVAGVEEGRVAYSNVRKVIFLLVSTGAAEIVLFFLALFAAVPLPLLAVQLLWLNLVTNGIQHIGLALEPAEGDEMRRPPRPQREGIFNRIMIERILLSSIVMGGIAFMLYRYLLSTGSSLDEARNSTMLLMVLFENIQVFNSRSELRSAFSMSPLRNPILFFGTLGAQMIHIIAMYSPWLSRVLNIGPVSPEHWARLLALALTILITMEAYKMVRRRIAVG, encoded by the coding sequence GTGGGGGTTATTCAGATAGCAGAGCTGCAGCCGCATTCCAGAAATGTAGATGAGGTACTTCATGAGCTGAACACCTCTGTAACCGGTCTCAGCCGGGAGGAGGCAACTGAGCGACTCGTGCGCTTCGGCAGGAACACGCTCCCGAGAGCGAAGCCTCCGAGCATACAGATGCTTTTTCTGCGTCAGTTTCTGAGCCCCCTGATCTATGTGCTGCTGGCAGCCGCTGCGGTCTCGTTCATACTCGAGAAAATGACAGATGCCATATTCATCCTCGCCGTGCTGCTGATCAACGCGATCATCGGAACAGCCCAGGAGTATTCAGCCGAGCGGAACATCGAGTCTCTCAGAGATCTGGTCAGGACGTATGCACGTGTTGTCAGAGAGGGCGAGAGCTTCGAGGTGGATGCAGAGGATTGCGTGCCTGGAGACATCGTCCTCATCGAGGAGGGCATGAAGGTGCCCGCAGATCTCAGACTGCTTGAAACGCACGCGCTCGAGGTGGACGAGTCCCTTCTAACAGGAGAATCAACCCCTGTATCAAAAGATGCCTCTGCCGTGCTGAAATGGAACGCATCCCTGGGCGATCGCATCAACATGGCCTTCGCCGGAACCATAGTGACCCGCGGGCGTGGCAGAGGCGTGGTGGTGGCGACCGGCAGAGATACCGAGCTGGGAAGGCTGGCCGGATCCCTGACAGATGTGGAGTCTGCGAAGCCGCCTTTGACAAGAAGAATGGAGGTGTTCTCTGGCAATATAGCGAAGGCGGTTCTGATCGCTGTTATGCTGATAATCGCCATCGAGGTCAGAAGGGGTGTGGATGCAGCGCAGGTCTTCGTTCAATCTGTGGCCCTTGCGGTCTCCGCGATTCCCGAGGGTCTGCCTGTGGCGCTAACAGTGGTGCTTGCGGTAGCAGTCAATCGCATGGCTAGGCGTAACGTCATCGTGCGCCGTATGATTGCCGTGGAGACCCTCGGCTCCTGTGACTTCATAGCCTCTGACAAAACCGGCACACTCACGATGAACGAGCTGACGGCACGGCTCATAGCGGTACCGGGCCATGGGTACATGGAGGTGACAGGGGAGGGCATATCTCCTGAGGGGGAGATCAGAACAGCCCATGGAAAGCCCACCGAGGATGAGGAGTTTCTCATAAATAGAATTGTTACTGCAGCGGCTCTCTGCAACGAGGCGTTCTTCGGGATGCGCGATGGTCGCTGGGTCCACCACGGAGATACCGTCGACGTCGCACTTCTCGTCATGGCGCACAAGGCGGGTGTCAGGCAGGCGGACATCGCCCCGAAGTACCCCCTCGTCGCACAGATACCATTTGCATCTGAGAGGAAGTTCGCAGCCACTCTGAACAGGATGGACGGGAGGCTTATTGCATTCGTCAAGGGCGCTCCCGAGACGTTGCTGGATATGTGCGACAGGGTGGTCACAATCGATGGCGAGGCTCCGCTGGACAGAGATGCGATCGAGAGATGCGCATCTGAGATGGCGAACAACGGCTACAGGGTTCTTGCGGTGGCAGATGGTCCGCTTGAAAGCGATGATGAATTCTCAGATAAGCGGCTCAGAGGTCTCACATTCCTTGGACTTATCGGGATGATCGATCCCCTGAGGCCAGAAGCAAAGCCAGCGGTGGCCAGATGCAGAAAGGCTGGCATACAGGTTGCGATGGTCACCGGGGACCACCCGATCACCGCGCTGGCCATCGCCCGTGAGCTCGGGATGGCCCGGAGCATGGAGGAGGTGATAACCGGTCCTGAGCTCAAAAAGGCGGAACTTATCGGAAATGATGCCTTTGACGAGCTTGTTCGGAGGGCGAGGGTCTTTGCAAGGGTTGAGCCCAGACAGAAGCTGGACATAATCCAGTCTCTCATGCGCCTGGGGCATACTGTTGCTGTAACAGGCGATGGCGCAAACGATGCGCCTGCCATGCGTGCCGCCCACGTTGGCGTAGCCATGGGAAAGAGCGGGACCGATATCGCAAAGGAGAGCGCAGAGCTTGTCATAACAGACGACAACTTCGCATCGATCGTCGCAGGCGTGGAGGAGGGCAGGGTCGCATACAGCAACGTGCGCAAGGTCATATTCCTCCTGGTATCCACAGGGGCTGCGGAGATTGTGCTCTTCTTTCTCGCCCTCTTCGCAGCAGTGCCCCTCCCACTGCTGGCCGTTCAGCTCCTCTGGCTAAACCTTGTGACAAACGGCATACAGCACATAGGCCTCGCCTTGGAGCCGGCTGAGGGGGATGAGATGAGGAGACCGCCAAGGCCTCAGAGAGAGGGAATATTCAACAGGATAATGATCGAGCGGATACTGCTCTCATCCATTGTCATGGGTGGAATTGCATTCATGCTCTACAGATACCTGCTGAGCACCGGCTCGAGTCTGGATGAGGCGAGAAACAGCACCATGCTGCTCATGGTGCTGTTCGAAAACATACAGGTCTTCAACAGCAGATCTGAGCTGCGCTCCGCATTCAGCATGAGCCCGTTGAGAAATCCCATTCTGTTTTTTGGCACTCTTGGAGCACAGATGATCCACATAATCGCCATGTACAGTCCCTGGCTCAGCAGAGTGCTGAATATCGGGCCCGTCTCACCAGAGCACTGGGCCAGGCTTCTGGCGCTTGCTCTTACAATACTGATCACAATGGAGGCGTACAAGATGGTGCGCCGCAGGATCGCGGTTGGCTGA